A window of Diospyros lotus cultivar Yz01 chromosome 14, ASM1463336v1, whole genome shotgun sequence contains these coding sequences:
- the LOC127790891 gene encoding uncharacterized protein LOC127790891 — MQKGPCQPLDRDFPYRPFGQTQTRRFNPAWFKEFGSWLEYSVSKDAAFCLYCYLFKTSVGKQGGGDAFVSEGFSYWKSKDRLNIHVGDHDSAHNKARIKCEALMNQEQHIQSAFFKQSKQVRSDYRIRLTASIDCIRLLLRQGLSFRGHDESENSENPGNFLVLLQFLGDHNDEIKAVTMNKAPLNCKLTSPDVQKDIVSACAAETINAIIKDIGDSFFSILVDESRDVSTNEQMSIVLRYVNNSGQINERFIGLEHVSSTTALSLKAAIDKTFSKYNLSLSRLRGQGYDGASNMQGEFNGLKSLILKENPCAFYIHCFAHQLQLALVAVAKKNTPISNFFRLVADEVNIVGASSKRCDHLREKQANIVAKALENGEILSGRGLNQETTLQRSGDTRWGSHYNSLISLLAMFSAVIDVLEMISVDGSNSDQKGEAYNLLESILSFDFAFNLHLMRTVLAMTNELSKALQRKDQDIVNAMELVKLCKQRLQSFRNDGWDSFVQQVYSFCQVHYIDVPNMDDMFIRRAARGRPQRQAPEITYLHHFRVDLFYAVIDMQLQELNDRFSEANTELLLCVACLCPKDSFSAFDKKRLIQLAEFYPEDFSSVNLLTLDDQLETFIFNMRSNKEFEGLKGLGDLAEKLVMTKKNIIYPLVYKLLTLVLVLPIATATVERVFSAMNIVKDRLRNRMGD, encoded by the coding sequence ATGCAAAAAGGTCCGTGTCAGCCTTTAGATCGTGACTTTCCATATAGACCATTTGGACAGACACAAACTAGACGATTCAATCCTGCTTGGTTTAAAGAGTTTGGTAGTTGGTTGGAGTATAGTGTATCAAAAGATGCTGCTTTTTGCTTGTATTGTTATCTATTCAAAACAAGTGTGGGTAAACAAGGAGGAGGCGATGCTTTTGTTAGTGAAGGATTCTCATATTGGAAAAGTAAAGACAGGCTTAATATTCATGTTGGGGATCATGATAGTGCACACAATAAAGCTCGTATCAAGTGTGAGGCTTTGATGAATCAAGAGCAACACATTCAGTCAGCTTTCTTCAAGCAGTCAAAACAAGTACGAAGTGACTATCGTATTCGTCTTACtgcatcaattgattgtatTAGACTTTTGTTGCGACAGGGGCTTTCGTTTCGGGGTCATGATGAATCTGAGAATTCAGAGAATCCAGGTAACTTTTTAGTCCTATTGCAGTTTCTAGGTGATCATAATGATGAGATTAAGGCAGTTACAATGAACAAGGCTCCTTTAAATTGCAAATTAACATCTCCCGATGTTCAGAAGGATATTGTAAGTGCTTGTGCTGCTGAAACGATCAATGCTATTATCAAAGACATTGGGgattcatttttctctattctaGTTGATGAATCTCGTGATGTGTCAACAAATGAGCAAATGTCAATTGTTTTACGTTATGTGAACAATAGTGGACAAATAAATGAACGTTTCATTGGTCTTGAGCATGTTTCTAGTACTACAGCTCTCTCACTTAAGGCTGCAATAGACAAGACATTTTCTAAATATAACTTAAGCTTGTCTAGATTGAGAGGACAAGGTTATGATGGGGCAAGTAATATGCAGGGTGAGTTCAATGGTCTCAAATCACTTATTTTAAAAGAGAATCCTTGCGCCTTTTACATTCATTGTTTTGCTCACCAGCTTCAGCTAGCTCTTGTAGCCGTGGCAAAGAAGAATACTCCAATTTCTAACTTTTTTCGTTTGGTTGCTGATGAGGTCAATATTGTTGGAGCATCGTCTAAACGTTGTGATCATCTTCGAGAGAAACAAGCAAATATTGTTGCAAAAGCATTGGAGAATGGTGAGATTTTAAGTGGAAGGGGACTTAATCAAGAAACTACCCTTCAGCGTTCTGGTGATACGCGTTGGGGTTCACATTATAATTCTTTGATTAGCTTGCTTGCCATGTTCTCAGCTGTTATTGATGTGCTTGAAATGATTAGTGTTGATGGATCAAATTCTGATCAAAAAGGTGAAGCATATAATTTGTTGGAGTCAATATTATCATTTGATTTTGCATTTAATCTACATTTAATGAGAACTGTTTTGGCGATGACAAATGAATTATCAAAGGCATTACAGAGAAAAGATCAAGATATTGTAAATGCAATGGAATTGGTGAAACTATGCAAACAACGACTCCAGTCTTTTAGAAATGATGGGTGGGATTCGTTTGTGCAACAAGTCTATTCTTTTTGTCAGGTGCACTACATTGATGTTCCAAACATGGATGATATGTTTATACGCCGTGCAGCTCGTGGTCGCCCACAACGTCAAGCTCCAGAAATAACATATTTGCATCATTTCCGTGTAGATTTATTCTATGCTGTCATTGATATGCAACTTCAAGAGTTGAATGATCGTTTCTCGGAGGCAAATACCGAGCTGCTTCTTTGTGTAGCATGTCTATGTCCAAAAGATTCATTCTCTGCTTTTGACAAGAAAAGATTGATTCAACTTGCTGAGTTTTATCCAGAAGATTTTTCATCAGTAAATCTCCTAACACTTGATGATCAACtagaaacttttatttttaatatgcgCTCTAACAAAGAGTTTGAAGGATTGAAAGGCCTTGGTGATCTTGCAGAGAAGTTGGTTATGacgaaaaaaaacataatatatccGTTGGTGTACAAACTTCTGACTTTGGTACTAGTTCTTCCAATTGCTACTGCTACTGTCGAGAGAGTATTTTCTGCAATGAACATTGTGAAGGATAGATTGCGCAATCGAATGGGAGATTAG